One stretch of Hypanus sabinus isolate sHypSab1 chromosome 29, sHypSab1.hap1, whole genome shotgun sequence DNA includes these proteins:
- the LOC132382738 gene encoding cytidine deaminase-like — protein MCTPTDQKSDEVEMLIKKSQEAKGCAYSPYSKCSTGAALLTENGRTFTGCSIENSCPGLSACAESVAIFKAVSEGCTKFKSLAVCSDRRDYVPCGSCRQVLREFGDKTEVHMTMQDGSLKTMTIADLLPTPFGK, from the exons ATGTGCACTCCCACAGACCAGAAATCAGATGAGGTAGAAATGCTGATCAAGAAAAGCCAAGAGGCCAAAGGATGTGCCTATTCTCCATATTCCAAGTGTTCGACAGGCGCCGCTCTGCTGACTGAGAACGGAAGAACGTTCACAG GTTGCAGCATCGAGAACTCCTGCCCGGGGTTGTCGGCGTGTGCAGAGAGTGTTGCCATTTTCAAGGCCGTCTCAGAAGGCTGCACCAAGTTCAAGTCCCTGGCGGTGTGCAG TGACAGAAGGGACTACGTGCCCTGTGGTAGCTGCAGGCAGGTGCTGAGAGAG tTTGGAGACAAGACAGAGGTCCACATGACCATGCAGGACGGGAGCCTCAAGACCATGACGATTGCCGACCTCCTGCCGACGCCCTTCGGAAAGTAA